CGCGTGCTAGTGAACGGTGCGTGGGGGTTTGCTTCAGTCGGCTCTTTGGATACTGCTATCTTGGAAAACGCTGTTTCTGACGCTTGCAGAATGGCAAAAATGGCGAGCGCACGGCTGAAAACGCCCATCAAGCTTGCCTCAGCAAAAGTTGTAGAAGACAATGTTTTGTCTAAGCCCAAGAAGAACCCAGCGGAAATCAGTGTTGAAGAGAAGATTAAGACTGCTTTAGCGGTTACTAAGACGAGTTTGGGCTTTAACAGTCAAGTGAAGAGTTGCGCGATGGATTATTTGGATTTAACTGGGACAAGCCACTTTGTTAACAGCGAAGGAACAAGCATCGAGCAAGACAAGCTATATGTTTGGGCGAGAATAACTGCCTCAGCGCAGAGTAATGGAGTCTTCACTTATAGCCGCGAAGAAATCGGTTCCACCGCAGGATACGAAATCTTTGACGAACAACCACCTGAAGCGTTGGGCGAGAAGGTTGCTAAACGCGCGATTGAACAGTTAAACGCCAAGCCTCCAAAGGGCGGAAAGTTCCCTGTGGTTTTGGGTCCAAACGTGGTGGGTGTGTTTGTGCATGAAGCGTTTGGGCATTTAGCTGAAGCTGACTTGGCTCTTTCAGGAGGCGTTTTGGCGAGTAATTTTGGGAAAAAGATTGGTTCAAAATACGTCACGTTTTATGATGATGGGACCATCGAGGGTTCGTTTGGAGCTTTCAAGTACGACGACGAAGGCGTTCAAAGCCACAAGACATTGCTGATAAAAGACGGCGTGGTTGTTGGTTTGATGCATAATCGCGAAACCGCACAGAAATTCAATACTGAGCCAACTGGAAACGCGAGGG
The nucleotide sequence above comes from Candidatus Bathyarchaeota archaeon. Encoded proteins:
- a CDS encoding TldD/PmbA family protein — its product is MKDLLIKLSNIATQKFGAQYAEARAQKLYKTMLTLKEERVEAAKQGTENGVAIRVLVNGAWGFASVGSLDTAILENAVSDACRMAKMASARLKTPIKLASAKVVEDNVLSKPKKNPAEISVEEKIKTALAVTKTSLGFNSQVKSCAMDYLDLTGTSHFVNSEGTSIEQDKLYVWARITASAQSNGVFTYSREEIGSTAGYEIFDEQPPEALGEKVAKRAIEQLNAKPPKGGKFPVVLGPNVVGVFVHEAFGHLAEADLALSGGVLASNFGKKIGSKYVTFYDDGTIEGSFGAFKYDDEGVQSHKTLLIKDGVVVGLMHNRETAQKFNTEPTGNARAEDFRVEPIIRMRCTYMAPRDQSFEELIESVKSGYYFKSFRGGQANLDGTFQVGIQEGYEIINGEIGAPVRNASISGNTLETLHKVDAVGKDFKLDPGRCGKGQTAFICDGGPHIRVNGVVVGGCA